The following are encoded together in the Glycine max cultivar Williams 82 chromosome 8, Glycine_max_v4.0, whole genome shotgun sequence genome:
- the LOC100780896 gene encoding ras-related protein Rab11A, whose translation MAGAGGGYGDANQRIDYVFKVVLIGDSAVGKSQILARFARNEFSLDSKSTIGVEFQTRTLVIDHKTVKAQIWDTAGQERYRAVTSAYYRGAVGAMLVYDITKRQTFDHIPRWLEELRNHADKNIVIILIGNKCDLESQRDVPTEDAKEFAEKEGLFFLETSALEATNVETAFITVLTEIYNIVNKKNLTADENQGNGNSASLSGQKIIVPGPAQEIPAKRNMCCQSS comes from the exons ATGGCAGGTGCAGGAGGAGGGTATGGGGACGCGAACCAGAGGATAGACTACGTGTTCAAGGTGGTGCTGATAGGGGACTCGGCGGTGGGGAAGTCGCAGATACTAGCTCGGTTTGCGAGGAACGAGTTCAGCTTGGACTCCAAGTCCACCATCGGTGTTGAATTTCAGACAAGGACCTTGGTCATAGATCACAAGACCGTTAAGGCTCAGATCTGGGACACTGCTGGCCAAGAACG ATACAGAGCAGTTACGAGTGCATACTACAGGGGTGCTGTGGGGGCAATGTTGGTTTATGACATCACTAAACGCCAAACCTTTGATCACATACCACGTTGGTTAGAAGAACTGCGCAACCATGCTGACAAGAACATAGTCATCATTCTTATAGGAAACAAATGTGATCTTGAGAGCCAGCGTGATGTACCCACCGAGGATGCAAAAGAATTTGCTGAGAAAGAAGGTTTATTTTTCTTAGAGACCTCAGCACTAGAAGCAACTAATGTTGAAACAGCCTTCATAACTGTCTTGACAGAAATATACAACATTGTCAACAAGAAGAACCTAACTGCTGATGAAAATCAGGGAAATGGGAACTCGGCATCTTTGTCTGGCCAGAAGATTATTGTTCCAGGCCCTGCACAAGAAATCCCTGCCAAGAGGAATATGTGTTGTCAATCATCTtga
- the LOC100809403 gene encoding polyadenylate-binding protein 2, with the protein MEEEEHEVYGGEIPDEGEMEGDIDMSAADDEAAVDDDAAVKELDEMKRRLKEMEEEAAALREMQAKVEKEIGSVQDPANAAASQANKEEADARSVFVGNVDYACTPEEVQQHFQSCGTVNRVTILTDKFGQPKGFAYVEFVEAEAVQEALLLNESELHGRQLKVLPKRTNVPGMKQYRPRCFNPYMAYGFRRPYTPYLYSPYGKVPRFRRPNRYMPYY; encoded by the exons ATGGAAGAGGAAGAGCACGAGGTGTACGGAGGAGAGATCCCTGACGAGGGAGAGATGGAAGGAGACATTGACATGTCCGCCGCCGACGATGAAGCCGCCGTCGACGATGACGCCGCCGTCAAGGAGCTCGACGAGATGAAGCGCCGATTGAAGGAAATGGAAGAGGAAGCCGCAGCGCTTCGCGAGATGCAAGCCAAGGTCGAGAAGGAGATTGGCAGCGTTCAAG ATCCTGCTAATGCAGCTGCTTCTCAGGCAAACAAGGAGGAGGCAGATGCTCGGTCTGTTTTTGTTGGCAAT GTTGATTATGCATGCACACCAGAAGAAGTGCAGCAACACTTTCAGTCCTGTGGTACTGTAAACAGGGTCACTATCCTGACAGACAAGTTTGGCCAGCCTAAAGGTTTTGCTTATGTGGAATTTGTTGAAGCTGAGGCTGTTCAAGAGGCTCTCCTGTTGAATGAATCTGAATTGCATGGCCGTCAATTGAAG GTTTTGCCTAAGAGGACCAATGTTCCTGGAATGAAACAATATCGTCCTAGGTGCTTTAATCCTTACATGGCGTATGGCTTCAGGAGGCCATATACTCCTTACTTGTATTCCCCTTATGG GAAGGTTCCTAGGTTTAGAAGGCCAAATCGTTACATGCCGTACTACTAG